A genomic stretch from Strix aluco isolate bStrAlu1 chromosome 12, bStrAlu1.hap1, whole genome shotgun sequence includes:
- the SAXO2 gene encoding stabilizer of axonemal microtubules 2 isoform X2 produces the protein MHRGKMEGITTFKSDYLPYDIVKRPFRVQEEHKPKTGKIELGTTYQRDYNAHKIQPVTLVRPLERKHTTGGKLDTIPTYQDDYRSWEVQRREPSKVEHMYHPPTEKFGNSTTFQDDFVPRELIPRQSFKPPCVAKLSDVPFDSATSHRTSYIAHQLEPKFLRSKEEYKPSNQPFEDLTTHRNDFKGLPGQLAKSCKPENAKVGSSAHFNGVTEFQDRFQPWLVSLPEVRKTKEYVPPPGNMDFNSTSHLDYIKHEISPAVPIRPISNGRRTNAPFQGHTTTKEDFKAWSSCQQETTKKQQEIPNPTGKFYDLTTFKSHYIPHQIIPAQSFKPICAVVPKSAPFQDETMYRTEYTPKKQEICPANYPSPPGYVYVNTDSHGHKFFRQLTPEFSESNSNPIPKEVAVVS, from the exons ATCTGATTATTTACCATATGATATTGTGAAGCGACCTTTTCGGGTGCAAGAAGAACATAAACCAAAGACGGGAAAGATAGAGCTGGGAACCACATACCAGAGAGATTATAATGCTCATAAAATACAACCAGTGACATTAGTAAGACCCCTAGAGAGAAAACACACTACAGGAGGAAAATTGGATACCATACCAACCTATCAAG ATGACTATAGGTCGTGGGAAGTTCAAAGAAGGGAACCTAGTAAGGTGGAGCATATGTACCACCCACCTACAGAGAAATTTGGAAATTCTACTACGTTTCAAGATGACTTTGTTCCTAGGGAACTGATTCCCAGGCAAAGTTTTAAGCCTCCATGTGTAGCCAAGCTTTCAGACGTGCCTTTTGATAGCGCTACTAGTCATCGCACTTCTTACATTGCTCATCAACTGGAACCAAAATTCTTAAGATCAAAAGAAGAGTACAAGCCAAGCAACCAACCCTTTGAAGATCTCACAACCCACCGGAATGATTTTAAAGGGCTACCTGGGCAACTTGCAAAAAGCTGCAAGCCTGAAAATGCAAAAGTTGGATCCAGTGCTCATTTTAATGGAGTCACTGAATTCCAGGATCGTTTTCAGCCATGGTTGGTGTCCTTGCCTGAGGTCCGTAAAACAAAAGAGTACGTTCCACCCCCAGGCAACATGGATTTTAACTCCACGAGCCATCTTGATTACATTAAGCATGAGATTTCTCCTGCTGTCCCCATAAGACCCATTTCTAATGGAAGAAGAACCAATGCCCCTTTTCAAGGGCATACTACTACGAAAGAAGACTTTAAAGCTTGGAGCAGCTGTCAGCAAGAGACTACTAAGAAACAACAGGAAATTCCAAACCCCACGGGAAAGTTTTATGATTTAACTACATTCAAGTCTCATTACATACCACATCAGATCATTCCAGCTCAAAGTTTCAAACCCATATGTGCTGTAGTTCCTAAATCAGCTCCTTTTCAAGATGAAACTATGTATCGCACAGAATATACTCCAAAGAAACAAGAGATCTGCCCAGCAAATTATCCATCTCCTCCAGGTTATGTCTATGTAAACACAGATTCTCATGGTCACAAATTCTTCCGCCAGCTTACTCCAGAATTTTCCGAGTCCAATAGTAATCCTATTCCAAAGGAAGTAGCTGTTGTGTCATGA